The following is a genomic window from Prunus persica cultivar Lovell chromosome G7, Prunus_persica_NCBIv2, whole genome shotgun sequence.
TATTTGTTATGTTATTTCTTGTTTGGTTGTTGGTGAAGTCCGTGTAAGTTAGGAAAACCTCGCATGTCATATCTGGTTGAGCTTAGGGTAACTTTTGCATTATTTGAtcatccaatatattttactCAATATTTCTTCATTGAAATCATTTACTTTTGGAGATTTGATTTTCGTTTTATGGTTTTGGATAATGTTTTAGATTGTTATTTGATTGTGTTGTGGGCGTGTAGAGGGGAGAGAGCAGTTGTTTGTGGTTGGGTTTCGGTTGTTGCTTCGGATATAAGATCATAATGGTTGCTTATGGTTTGTAATTTAAAgtgaattcatttttttttcccggtATGCAGTCTAATCCAGAGAATACAGTAGGAGTTCTCACCATGGCAGGGAAAGGTGTTCGCGTTTTGGTCACTCCTACTAGTGATCTTGGCAAGATTCTGGCATGCATGCATGGTCAGTTCATGTacttgcttttttattttatatccAACAAACAAGCAAACACATAAGTTGTAGTGTTATTgaagtttattatttttcaatttgatgGAAGTATTCAACTCCTTGTAATGATTTTGTTGTCAATATTGGCACTTTCTCTAATACCAGAActttctgaagaaaaaagagctTTTCCTGTTATGTGTGAACTAATTTAAGTAAGTTGTGGAAGTAGGATTTATTGTTTACAGATGGAAATAGCTTTGGTTTTAGATGCATTgaataattcaataaattaagGAAGTATGGCTGGAAATAATTATATTCTGATATAGCTTGAAGTCTTTGTGGCTGAAGGAGGTCAGTAGATGCACCAAGTGCAGTGCagtcatatttttcttattgctGCCTTTGTTCCAAGAATTTGGTGTTTCAGTATCTTTCTTGTTTCCAGAGGTTCTGGTACTTGGTATTCAGCTTGCCAGTATGCCTATCTGTGATCTCTTCACATGAGCAAGATTTTAGCATGTTTTGACGCACACAATGTTCAACCCAGTAACCTTCTTTTAACAATGAAACACTACTACTTGAGAATCAACGCAAGGTTAATGGATTTATAGTGTCTTCGTCAATTTATGTTTGACAGAACTTTGAAACAGTGAAGTAACTAAGAAAATAGCAACTATATGCAAATCTCTTCACAAAAGTGATAAGAATGTCGGTCTCAGGAAAGAAGTTGAAGTGTTTTATTGATCTTCATTTATTTTGCACCTCTATTATCCAGCATTTCAGcgcaatattttattattattattttataggaGAAGTGTGTTGAAACTTACaagataaaataaactaatgaTCCTGAAAGTAGGACTAAACTATCTTTGTCTATGTTCTCATCCCCCTTGTTACTAGTTCTCATTCCCCTTGTTACTAACTCCCTGCTTGTTGTGTATAATAGATTTCCTCATTgatatttcttctccttttggAAATTTAGGTTTAGAAATAGGTGGTGAGATGAACCTGGCAGCTGGCATTCAGGTGGCTCAATTGGCCCTCAAACATCGCCAGAACAAGAAACAGCAACAAAGGATTATTGTGTTTGCTGGAAGGTTCATAATACCTCGTCATGCTTGTCTTTTCGTTTTATTATTTGCTAGTTCTTACATGTTAATAACTTTGACTTATGCGTTGTCAGTACTGTCAAACATGACAAAAAGTTTTTGGAGATAATCGGAAGGAGATTAAAGAAGAACAGTGTAGCCCTTGATATCGTCAATTTtggtgaagaagatgaggagaAGTCAGAGAAGCTAGAATCCCTGTTTAAGACTGTGAACAATAATGACACCAGCCACATTGTTCATGTTCCACCTGGTCCAAGTGCTCTTTCTGATGTACTTATAAGGTCAGTGTTTGGTTTGATTCCTCAATTTAGTATTTGATGttttaattactaaaaattGGGATAATACCTCTGACCTTTAACTTGCATTTCATATTATTACCGACCTGAGCTTTAAATCttgcacttttttttatatggaaaaaaccaaaaaaaacctTTAAAAGTGAAACTTAATCCCCTGAGTGAAAAAGTGTCTTTAGTTGGTtcaaatctttatttttgtgtatCTTTTTTCAAACAGAAGTGGTCATGTGAGTGGCACATCACAATTCTTAGTTATAGGTCGCATTGGTCAAAAAGTTAGGATTTGAACCAACCAAAACACCATTGTCATTTAAGGGGTTAAGCGCcaattttaaagtttaaagACTAATATAGGATACAGAATACAATTGATGgaatattaatgaaatttacccattttttatattttgtataaCTTATATTTTTCCCTTCTCCTGTGGCAGTACACCCATCTTTACCGGGGATGGGGAAGGTGGGAGTGGTTTTGCAgcggcagcagcagcagctgccGCTGGTGGTGTCTCTGGTTTTGATTTCGGTGTAGATCCAAACCTGGATCCTGAGCTTGCCCTTGCTCTTAGAGTTTCAATGGAAGAAGAGAGGGCCAGACAAGAAGCAGCTGCTAAAAAGGCTGCTGAGGATGCTTCCAAACAGGAAAAAGGAGGGGAAGCACAATCCAGCTCACAAGATGCAACTATGACGGAGCGTGCCAGTGCTGGAACGTCTGAAGCTGATAATAAGAGTAATGATTTCATGGTCAGTGTCATTTCTTTTGTACttgagtttctttttcttctttattttgtaaGTAAGGAGTTGCGGGGTGGGTGTAgcattacaaataaaatatgtcCTCCATGCAGTTCGCTCTACCCATGAATTcttgttgatatatatattttatgttttaaaatGCCTTTTGTTCTT
Proteins encoded in this region:
- the LOC18770724 gene encoding 26S proteasome non-ATPase regulatory subunit 4 homolog, which produces MVLEATMICIDNSEWMRNGDYAPSRFQAQADAVNLICGAKTQSNPENTVGVLTMAGKGVRVLVTPTSDLGKILACMHGLEIGGEMNLAAGIQVAQLALKHRQNKKQQQRIIVFAGSTVKHDKKFLEIIGRRLKKNSVALDIVNFGEEDEEKSEKLESLFKTVNNNDTSHIVHVPPGPSALSDVLISTPIFTGDGEGGSGFAAAAAAAAAGGVSGFDFGVDPNLDPELALALRVSMEEERARQEAAAKKAAEDASKQEKGGEAQSSSQDATMTERASAGTSEADNKSNDFMDDENALLQQALAMSMDEPASSHEMRDADMSEATGEDPELALALQLSVQESAKDSGSQKDMSKLLADQSFVSSILASLPGVDPNDPSVKDLLASMQNQSEPDQKKNEDKAPKEEEK